In the genome of Ureibacillus sp. FSL W7-1570, the window AAGGTTTTCAGCTGATTTTCGATCTCAGGTCTTGGGCGCTCCACCCATCGTTTCACCAACTGATTAAGCAAAAAGCCCATTGGAATAGTCAATATCACCAAAAGCATCCCCCGGTAATGGTGAAGTTTCAACCATAGCCACAACAACAAAACCAATGTAATGAAAATAATAAATTTCATTTCCCCTAGATAATGGAAAATACCGATAAACCGATTCCCGCCAACCAATAATTGCATATTTTCATCAAAGGACTCAAACAGAGGAGAATTGTATGTGTATCGTAAAATCAAAAACAAAACAAAAGTGATAATGCCTGCAAGAATGATTCGGTTATTCAACGCTTCCCTCTCCTAAAAAGATGATTTTTTTCATTTTTTAAATTGCCTTTTTCATGTATCAATGATACATGGCTGGCATATCCATTATATTTTTAATATAAAAAAAGCCGTCCGGAAATGGACAGCTTCATTTTTGATTATTTTAATTCATCTAAGATTTCTTCGATTTTCATCATTTCAGATTGTAAACCGCCGCCAGCCAAGTACCATAGCGGACCGTCCAAGTAAACGATTTTGCCGTTTTTGTAAGCTTTGGTTTTTTTGATGATGTCGTTTTCCATGTCCGCTTCGATGTTGGATTGTCCACCTACAGCTGCTGTACGGTCAATTACGAACAATACTTCCGGATCGAATTTTAAGATCGATTCGAACCCGAAATCGGATCCGTGGGAAGAAGCTTCGATGTCGTCTGATACAGGAGTGAATCCATAAATGTCATAAACATATCCGTAACGTGAATTTGTGCCGAATCCGGATAATTTTCCTTCGTTGTACATTGTGACTAATGAAGTTTTGTATTGGCCAGCCAATTCTTTTAGTTCATTCAGTTTTTCATCGAATTTTGCCAACTGTTCTTCCGCTTCTTTTTCTTTGCCGAAAAGTTTTGCCGCGATATCAACAGATTTCTCAAATGTGCCCCAGTAATCATCTTGGGAAGTACCAACGAATACTACGTTTGGAGTGATTTCTTTCAATTGGTCATAGAATGTGGCTTGGCGGCCTGAAATGAAGATTGCATCCGGCTCCAATGCCGCAATTTCTTCAAGGTTTGGAGTTTTTAAGTTTCCAACGCTTGCATATTCATCGCTACCAAATTTAGAAAGGTGTTCTGGTAATGTACCATCTTTTGCAACACCAACGATCCCTTCAACGCCTAAAGCATCAAGCGTATCTAAGAAACCGTAATCGAATACAACGATTCTTTCAGGCATTTTTTCGAAAGTTACATCATCAAATACTGTAGTTTGACCAGACTCTTCGTTTTTGCTTTCAGAAATTGTAGAGGAGATAGTGATTGGGAATGAAGCATTTTCTCCCTGTGCTGCTTCTTGTTTCGTGTCATCAGTATTTGTATTTTTGTCTTGTTCAGCTTTTTCGTCACCGCATGCAGCCAAAACAATGACGAACATAGCTAGAATAACTGCGAAAAGCTTCCATTGTTTCATTTGATCGTTCTCTCCTATCTTTTTGTTTATTTGTCGATAATGATAATCATTATCAATACCTGAATCTAATTATAATTATCAAATTTAGGCTAGTCAATATATTTTTTCTTCTTTTCAATAAAATGATGGGCTTGTCTAAAAAGTCCATAAAAACAGAGCGAATGGAGAAAACAATGAGTTTTTCCATTCGCTCTGTTTCCTTATTTTTGAAATTGGTTTGGGAATTTGCGGCCCATTTCAGTATGTTGTGGGCCATTGCCACAATCCCGAATTCTGTTCGGACTTTATGAAGCCCCCGTAACAGAAATCGAGTGAAACGCAAATTGCCCTTGATGTTCCCGAACACACTTTCGACATCCACTTTACGCTTCGCATAAAGAGCTGCTTTGGCTTTCGCTTTCATTTCTTCATAAATCGTGTTCCAATATACTCGACGATTTCCTTTGGCTTTCGTACACCCATTCTTCAACGGGCAATCCGTACAATCTTCACACTCGTACACTTTCAAATCTTGTATGTATCCAGATGCATTTTTTCTTTTTTGATAATACTTGAATACGACTTTCCGATTGTTCGGACAGATAAAGCAATCGTCTTCTTCGATGTATTTCCAGTTTTGTACTTTTGATAAATCCTTTTTAAACTTTTTACTTTGTTCCTTCAAATAGGTTTGGTATGGGGCTAATAATTCAAAACGAGGTTCTTTTTCTTCGCCAATCGCATATAAATAGTTTTCTTCACTCGCATATCCTGCATCGGCAATGACATACTTGAGTTTCTTTTCCTTCGGTATCGATTCCAATAACTTTTCCATAAATGGTTGGAAACAGCGAGTATCTCCTGGATTTTGATAAATTTCAAATCCCACGATAAATTGATGTTGTGTGGCGAGTTGAACATTATAACCCGCCTTGAGTTGGCCGTTTTTCATATGGTCCTCTTTCATTCGCATAAAAGTGGCCTCATGGTCGGTTTTCGAGTAGCTATTTCGTTCACCTAGAATCTGTTTTTGTACTTTGTATTTTCGTAATCGTGGAAGATAATCCGTTTGAATCGTTTTCAGTTGTTTGGTGAGTTGGGATTTTTTAGAGCGAAGTTCTTTTTTTCTTTCTTTGTCTTCTTCCTGTTTATAATCTTTTTCCAAAGCTTCTATTCTCTCAGAAAGTTGTGCCGATGATTTTTCTAATTCTTCTTCTAATTGTTCTTCTTTTAATTCCTCCAAGGCGATTTGGTGCGCTTCTTGTAGAAACGATTGAATTTTGGCTCGTAGTTTCTGATCATATTTTTCTACGGATTTTCGCCATACAAACGTATATTTGTTGGCATTCGCTTCTATTTTCGTACCATCCACAAAAATATGGTCGAGGTCGATAAATCCTTGTTCTACTAGTTGAAGGACAAATTGTTCAAATACAGAATCCATCATGTTTGACATACGAACACTACGAAAATCATTTATTGTGCGATGGTCAGGGGTTTGCAATCCCGCCAACCACATCATCGGAAGATTTTCTTTCACCATTTGCGCCATTTTCCGACTTGAATAAACGTTTTGAGTGTACGCATATAAAATCACTTTCAATAACATTTTAGGGTGATAGGGTGCACGACCCCCACCAACATAATGAGTATACAACACTTCATCCGGAATCGATTCCACCATTTCATCCACTAAACGGGCGACATGATTTTCAGGAATATACATTTCGATATCTAAAATGCTCATGACTTGACGATTGCAATAAGGTTGGAAAACTAGTTTTTTGCGTTTCTTGTTCTTTTGAACCTCTATTTTTTGAATACCCTCTAGAGTCATTTCTAATTGCGTGTTATAATTTTCTTGAATAGTCATTTGATTATTCATAAAAAATCGTCCTTTCTTTAGAATGTTTTTTGGTCAATTTCATTCTATAAAAAAGGACGATTTTTTTGTACCCTAAAAACAGAAAAAAGGGCTGAGCCGAAGGTCGATTCAATCGACTTTTCGGACAGCCCCATCATTTTGACGATCACGTATTAGAATTGAAGTATACACAAATACGGCAACCATTTTGTTCTTGGACGGGAATATGCATATCGTAAATTTCACGTAACGCTTCCGAGTTGATGATCTCTTCTGTAGGCCCGTTTTTCACAACTCTTCCGTCTTTTAAGGCAACAATGTAATCCGAGTATACGGAAGCAAAGTTGATATCATGCAATACGATGACAACGGTTTTTCCCAAATCATCAACCAACTGGCGCAATATTTTCATAATCTGCACCGAATGTTTCATATCCAGATTGTTCAATGGTTCATCCAACAAAATATAATCCGTATCTTGCGCAATCACCATCGCTATAAATGCCCGCTGTTTTTGCCCTCCAGATAACTGGTCCAAAAATTTGTGTTCTATTTCCTGCAAATTCATGTACTCAATGGCTTGATTTACATGCTGCTCATCTTCAGGCGTCAAACGGCCCTTTGAATAAGGATAGCGTCCAAAAGATACTAATTCTCTTACCGTCAAACGGACATTAATAAAATTCGATTGTTTTAAAATCGATACACGTTTTGCGAATTCATTGGATTTCCATTTCTTCACATTTTGTTGATCCAATAATACTTCACCTGTATCCGCATCAATCAGCCTGCTCACCATGGACAACAACGTGGACTTCCCGGCACCATTCGGCCCGATGAAGGAAGTGATCGCATGAGGCTTGATAGACAATGAGACATCACTAACGACCGGTTTATTATTGTATTTTTTCGTCAACCCTTTAATTTCAATCATCCAGCAGCCCTACTCTCCTTTAGTAATAAATAAATGAAGTAGACTCCACCAATAAAGTTGATAATGACACTCAAAGTGGTGTTGAATTCAAAAACATGTTCCACTAAAAACTGTCCGCCAACCAATGCAATCACACTGATTAAACCGGCGCCTAAAATCAAAACGGAATGTTTATATGTTGTGAATAAATGATAAGAAAGATTTGCAACAATCAACCCAAAGAAGGTGATCGGTCCAACCAGCGCCGTCGATGTTGAAATAAGCACCGCAGATAAAACCAGCACATTCATTACCAAACGATCGTAGTTCACGCCCAAATTAATGGCATTTTCCCGGCCCAATATCGCCACATCCAATTGATGCAACAATTTGTAACCAACAATAAAAGCGATGAATAAAATGGCACATGAAATGTATAGAAGTTCCACTTTGATTCTCGTAAAGCTTGCAAACAACAGGTTCTGCAAACTTAAATATTCCACCGGATCGATCAACACTTGCAGGAAAGATACGAGACTTCCCAAGAAAGTGCCAATTATCATCCCGATCAATAAAAGCAAAAAGATTGGATACTTATCCGCTCTAAATAGTGTGCGGTATAGTAAAATGGCAAAAACCACCATTGCAATTAATGCCGTAAAGTAATTCAAATATTGATTCGCTACCCAAATCGACGCTGATCCCGCAAAGAAGAAAATGAGCGTTTGGACAACTTGATACATCGAATCAATCCCCATAATCGATGGGGTCAAAATCCGGTTATGGGTGATTGTCTGGAATACGACAGTTGAATAAGAAATCGCAAAACCGGTTACAACCATCGCGCCAACACGCATCATACGCCGAGGGAAAGCATAACTGAAACCGCCTTTGATATCATAAAATCCGTAAAGCAAGATACAAATGATTGCTATAACCGCTAAAATGATGAGTTTCAATATATTATTTCGCATATGCTCTCCCCCTAAACAACATGATTAAGAAGAGCAAACTGCCTATTACTGCGACTGTCACATTGACCGGAATTTCGAAAGGATAAACCACTACCCGGCCAATAATGTCGCAAATTAACAGGAACACAATTCCTAACATAATTGTATGAGGAATCGTTTTCCGCAAGTTGTCCCCCATATAAAGGGACACAATATTCGGAACAATCAGCCCCAAGTAAGGGATTACACCGACCGTCAATACGACTGTCGTTGAAATGACTGCAACAAGAATTAAACCAAGATTCAATACGGCTTTGTAACTGAGCCCCAAGTTTTTGGCAAAATCCTCGCCCATTCCGGCAACCGTAAATTTATTTGCATATAAATAAGCCAATAGGATGGCAGGAACACTTACATACAGCAGTTCATACCGCCCGGAGATGACCAATGTAAAACTGCCCATCAACCAAGTGTTGATATTTTGAATCAAGTCTCCCTCATATGCAAAGAAAGTTGTAATGGAAGATAAAATATTTCCATACATGATACCGATCAGCGGAACAAAAACGGCATCTTTAAACTTGATGCGATCTAAAATTTGCATAAATAAAATGGTACCGCCGAACGCAAAGATGAAGCTAAAAAGAATTTTTTCCATATATGCTGCTTGTGAAAACAACAAGATGGAAATGAGAATTCCCAATTTTGCTGCATCCAATGTGCCTGCTGTAGTTGGTGAAACGAACTTATTGCGACTTAAACTTTGCATGATTAAACCAGCAATACTCATTCCTGCGCCTGCCAAAATAATCGCCATCAGCCTTGGCACCCTACTGATCAGGAATATTTGCGTTTGCTGGGATTCCCAGTCCAATAAATCAGTCGGTTTTATATCAATCGCGCCAATAAACAGCGAAACGAGCGACAGGATGATTGCTGTAAGTATCAACATCCATAGCCTCATTTTTTATCCCCAAATTTCCCTATATTTTCAAATGAGAATGAAAATGATTCTCATCTTTGAGTACATTATCATTATAATGATAAAACAATAAAAAATCAATTCCATATGAAAAGATTACAAGCTAATAAAAAAGGACCGATAGAAAATTTTCCATCGGTCAAATTAATAATACATATATAAGTTGTAAATTTTTACTTAATTCCTCTCATGGCTTTGGAAATGATTGGAGTCAATAATAATATGATCATGCCCAAGATAATGGACAATCCGCCCAATGCTCCGAAGTAAGTAAATTCCGTTACTGCTTCATAAAGTCTTACAAGCTGTGCGTTAATTGCTTGCGCAGCCGCACTTGTCAAGAACCAGAGGGCCATTGTCTGAGATGCAAAGGCTTGAGGGGCAAGTTTTGTCGTTGCAGACAATCCAACCGGAGAAAGCAACAATTCCCCAATAACAACTAAAAAGAATGATAACACCAGCCATAATGGGCTTACCAATTCTGTTCCACCGGAAAGCTTGGATGGAATCATCATGATTAAGAAAGATGCTCCTGCGAAGAATAGGGCAATGGAAAACTTGAGCGGGGTTGATGGCTGGCGATCGCCAAGTTTTATCCATATCCATGCGAAAACCGGAGCGAAGATGATGACAAACAATGGATTTAATGATTGGAACCAGGAAGCTTTTAATTCAAAACCCCCGACATTCAAATTTGTTCTCGTATCAGCATATGTCGCCAATATTGTTGCCCCTTGTTCCTGTATTGCCCAGAACATCACCGCGGCAATGAATAATGGAATATATGCCAACACCCGGGATTTTTCATCCTTTGTCGTTTTCGGGCTTCGGTACATGATGATAAAGAACGCTGTTGGAATCAACACACCCAATGTTGTAATGATTGTGCTGAATACCGCCATTGTCAAATTACCGGAAATGTACAATCCGCCCAGTACAACGGCAATTGCAGCAAAAATCAACGTAAAATACATGACGGCTTTTTTCTTTTCAGAATCATTCAATGGGTTTGGCACTTGAACCCCTGCCAGACCAAGATTTTTCTTTTGGGTTGCCAAGTAAGTAATCAACCCGATCAACATACCAATACCCGCTAAACCGAATCCTAAATGGAAGCTGTATGTTTCACCGATTGTCCCAACAATAAACGGTGATAAAAACGCACCCATATTGATTCCCATATAGAAAATACTAAAACCGGAGTCGCGACGGGCATCATTTTCGGCATACATGTCACCAACGATCGAGGACACATTCGTTTTTAATAGGCCTGTGCCAATAATGATGAAAGCCATCGAAATAACAAGGCCGGTCAATGCAAGAGGCAAAGCCAAAATAAAATGCCCTATCATAATTAATATGCCGCCATAAAATACCGTCTTGCGGGGGCCCCATACGCGGTCAGAGAACCAACCGCCGATAATGCCGGACATATATACCAACGAACCATAGATGGCCATAATGGAGTTTGCGGTACCTTTGTCCAGTCCCAAACCGCCTTCGTTCAATTCATAATACATGTAGAATATTAAAATCGCCCGCATTCCATAATAGGAAAAGCGTTCCCAGAACTCGGTAAAGAACAATGTGAACAATCCTTTAGGATGTCCTACAAATCCCTTTTGGGGGACCGATTTTACAATCTCTTCCTTGGATAACATTGATTCTCCTTCTTTCATTTATTACACTTTTTTCTTTTTTCTGAAAATTCCGCCACTTAGATTCAACTACATTAACTAGTTATAAATAATAACCAAAACTTTTTCAATATATTTGCATAATGTTTAAATTTTAAGTTAATTTCGTATTTTTCTAAATTTCCAATCATTCCAACTGTTTCGTTCAAATTACATTCCGTTTTATTCCTATATTAAAATAACTTATAACCTTCCGCATAGTTCAATTAAAATAAAAAACGGAAGAAATTAGATTCCTTCCGCTCTTTTTTATACTATTTCACCACATATTCCTCAAACTTTTTAAAATCCGCTTCCTTTAATTCCACTTTTAATCTCGTACCGTCTTCTTCATATTCCGTCGAAATGATGGATGCAATATCATTCAAATATGAAACGATATCCCCCCGATGGAAAGGGATGATCATTTCACACGTATAATAATCGGAGAAAATATGTTTCCGAATACAATCGATCAACTCATCCAGCCCTTTTTCTTCTTTTGCAGAAATCCAGAGGTCATCTCCGTAAACTTGTGGGTAAGGGACTCCGGCCAAATCACACTTATTATAAATGTAAAGGGTTGGCACATTTTCAACCCCGATTTCTTTTAACGTCTGATTTGTCACATCCATCATAAACCTGTATTCCTTGTTGGAAACATCAACAACATGCAGCAACAGATCCGCTTCCCTTGCTTCTTCCAATGTGGAACGGAAAGCTTTTACCAATTGATGGGGAAGCTTGCTGACAAATCCAACGGTATCCGTAAGCAAAAACTGTTTTTTATCCGGCAATTCAATTTTTCTGACTGAGGTATCCAATGTGGCGAAAAGCATATCCTTTTCAAATACTTCTTTTTCCGCATGGCCGAATTTCCCAATCAATTTGTTCATGATCGTCGATTTTCCGGCATTTGTATACCCCACAAGCGATACGACGGGTATTTCATTTTTTCGCCGTTTCTTTCGCTGGGTCTCCCTCTGCTCTTCCACTTCCTCAAGCTCTTTTCGCAGCCTTGCAATTTGGTCCTCGATTTTCCGGCGATCGAGCTCCAACTTTGTTTCACCAAGCCCTCTGTTCCGGAGACTACCGCCTGTCGCACCGGCTTGTCTCGATAAGGAAGAATGCAGTCCCACAAGCCTTGGCAGCATGTATTGCAGCTGAGCCAACTCCACTTGCAATTTTGCTTCTTTCGTTTTTGCACGCCGATCAAAAATATCCAAAATTAATGTTGTCCGGTCAATAACTTTGCAATCCAAATCATGTTCCAAATTGCGAATTTGAGATGGAGAAAGTTCATCGTTGAATATGATGAGGTTCGCTCCCGTCTCATCAAAGAAATTCTTTATTTCAACCACTTTTCCTTTTCCCACATAATGCGAAGGGTTGATGCGTTCCAAATTTTGTGTCACTTGCCCCAACACTTCCACTTCCAAAGCTTCCGCAAGATTTGCCAATTCTTCCATGGAATATTCAAAATTTGGATCGCCTAAATTGACGCCGACTAATATCGCTTTTTCTTTCGGCGCCTCCACTTCTTTTAATCGCGTCATCCTTTTCCCTCCAATACGGCTCATCCTTATAATTTCAGTATACCATTCCCATAAAAAGAAAGACCCACACCTATTGTGTGGATCCTTCTATATAATATATTATTTTTCTTTTTCCGTTTTTAAAACTTCCAAAGTTTGATTGAATTCCTCTTCAATTTCCGGATTTGGTTTATACGTGATTAAACTTACAACCAACGCAACGATCAAGCAGGAGAAGAATCCTGGCACCATTTCATAAATGATTCCGGAAAGTGTGGAAGATTGACCCCAAATAAATGCAACCACGGCACCGACGAGCATTCCGCTTAATGCACCGATATTCGTCAGCTTTCTCCAATATAATGCCAAAAGGATAATCGGACCAAAGGCTGAACCGAACCCTGCCCAAGCGAATCCTACCAAATCCAAAATGGAGTTATTTGGATTCCAAGCTAAAATCATGGCGATAATGGATACAACCAAAACGGCTAATCGTCCGGCTGTCACATAATGCTTGTCGGAAGCGTCTTTTTTAAATAATGCTTTATAAATATCCTCAATCAAAGCGGAAGAAGTAACGATTAATTGAGATGAAATTGTACTCATAATCGCCGCCAAAATGGCTGCCAATAAAACTCCGGCAACAAATGGATGGAACAAGATTTGCCCCATTTCAATGAAAATGGTTTCCGGATCGTCAAGCGTCAATCCATTTTGTTGGAAATACGCAACCCCTACAAGCGCTGTACAGATCGCACCGACCAAACTTAGAATCATCCACCCAATTCCAATGCGACGGGCACTTTTCATTTCTTTCACCGTGTTTATCGCCATGAAGCGAACGATGATGTGCGGTTGACCGAAATATCCAAGACCCCATGCGACTGATGAAATAATTCCGGCTGCAGCCGCTGTTGACGGAAGTAAAGATAAATGCTCCGTATTTACAGTTGTGATGGCACTGTGGGTATCTCCGAAACCACCTGTTACGAAAATACCTACAAGCGGAACCAAGATCAACGCCAGGAACATGATTGTCCCTTGTACCACATCCGTATAACTTACCGCCAAGAAGCCGCCAAAAAGTGTATATATAACGACTACCGCAGCCACAATGATCATCCCTAAGTGGTAATCAAGCCCGAAGGAACTTTGGAAAAACTTCCCTCCAGATACCATACCGGATGACACGTAGAATGTGAAGAATACTAGAATGACGATTCCTGAAGCAATTCGCAACAATTTTGTATTGTCACGTAGACGGTTATCCAAAAAGCTTGGGATCGTAATGGAATCTTTTGAAACTTGTGTATAAACCCGCAAACGCGGCGCTACTAAAACGTAGTTCAAATATTGTCCGACTGTCAGCCCGATGGCGATCCATGCTTCCACTAGACCGGCTGCATAAATCGCGCCAGGCAATCCCATCAAGAGCCAGCCGGACATGTCTGCAGCACCGGCACTTAACGCAGTTGTAATAGGACCTAATCCCCGGCCTCCCAACATGAATTCTTTTAAGTTGCTAGTTCTTTTGAATGCATACCAACCGATAAATAACATTGCGGCCATATACAAAACGATTGCCAGCATCTGGTAGTGATATTCTTGCATAAAATATTCCTCCATTTCTTTTACTATTTCTTTTTCGAATACTTTGATACATAAAGCAGCGGAAAGGGGACGATTCTTAGAAAATTATTTTATAGTATTACTTTACCACATGAATATGTTTCTTGAATATAATATTATTTCAAAAAATTCGATTTTCTAATAAAATTCCGCATACGAAATTTTTACTTTATTTTTTCCATGGGCTTTCCACCTTATTCAAAACCACGGATTATATGTTAAACTAATGACGATTATCCTATATCAAAGAAGGTTGATAGTAATGGAATTTGATGGAATGAAGCAGCTGTTGCTGGAACTGATCCAACAAAAAAAATTGGTTTCAGCTACAATCAGTCAGCCCAGAAAAAAATCCGACGGGCTGAAAAGGATAAAATTGAAACCAGTTGAGATTAAAGGACAGTACCACATTCAGCTGGAATATCAATTTGAAAGAATATTAAAGCATGAAAATGTTTTACTGGAAAATTTTTGTTCAGTCTTAGATAGTATTTTTAAAAAATTCAGACAATTCCATGGGCAATTCACTGATCGCATAATACAAGTCCAATTGTCGAAAAAGAATAAAGTTTTCTGGAAAGAAGAGAAAACGGAATCAATCAAAGAAGTGTCTTTATCCCATAATCGCAAAAAGAATTATTTGCTGAATGAATCCACTCCATATCCGTTCCTGGTGCGCCTTGGTGTCCAAACCCCTGATGGAAAAGTGAAAAAACAAAAATACGATAAATTTCGCCAAATCAACCGCTTTCTTGAATTTATTGATGATTCGCTCGATTATTTGTCGAAAGACCGGCAAATCCGGATCCTCGATTTCGGTTCAGGAAAATCCTATTTAACCTTCGCCTTATATCATTATTTAAAAATGGAGAAGGGACTGGATATCAAAGTAACGGGCCTGGACTTGAAAAAAGAAGTGATTGAGGAATGCAACAAGATTGCAAAAGATTTGCAATATGACCATTTGGAGTTTCTTGTAGGGGACATCAGCGATTATCATGATGAAACTTCCGTGGACATGGTTGTCACGTTGCATGCTTGCGATGTTGCAACCGATATGGCGTTGGCCCGCGCAGTAAAATGGGGGGCTAAAGTCATTTTGAGCGTGCCATGCTGCCAACATGAATTGAACCGCCAATTGAATGCTCCCCAATTGGAAATTATGACACAGCATGGATTAATCAAAGAGCGCTTCGCCGCCCTAGCAACGGATTCCATCCGTGCAGAAATCCTGAAATTGGTCGGATACGAAGTGCAACTGATGGAATTCATTGATATGGAGCATACACCAAAAAATATATTAATCCGAGCCTATTATACCGGCAGAAAACCAACCAAACACGAATTCGAACGATACAAAGGGTTTATTGATTTCTTATCGGCAAAACCGTTTTTGCAAAAGGAACTGGAAGAATATTTCATATCATGAGAAACCATAATAAAGTATATTAATGTGGCTGTGCCCGTTAATATACTTTTTTCTTTCTCCATTGATCCATCTGAAAAAATTGTTACAAATAATATTACAGGAATGTAAATTTTGTCATTTTCGACACCTCTATTCTATGGTTTTGGACTATTTTTTGCTATCATAAAAAAGGTTTGAATAAACTAACGCATATCAGGGGGCATTACATTCATGTTTAATCCAAGAAAATCAGATCCATTTTTTTCGTCATTGCACAAGATTGCAGAAAACATGCGGGATGCAGTTCATTATGCCAATGACTTCAATGTTGATTCTATGGCTGATTTAAAAGAATTAAGTATCAAAGTAAAACAGTATGAAACAGATGGGGACAATTTGATTCATGAACTGATTGTGATGTTAAACAAATCATTCATGACGCCTATCGAAAGGGAAGATATATTAGCATTAGCAATCAAGATGGACGATGTATTAGATGGTATAGAACAATGTTTTGCACACTTGGAAATGTTCTCAATTCCTGAATTGGATGACAACATGCGCGCATTTCTAAAATACATAACAAGAAGTGCAGATGAAATTGTAGCCGCAATCGACTTATTAAATAAGAAAGATTTACCTTCCATGAGAAACCATATTATTTTAATTAAGGACTATGAACGTGAGTGTGATGAAATATCCCGTTCTTCCATCAAACAATTATTTTTAAATGAAAAAGATCCAATCCGTTTAATTAAATACAAAGATATTTACAATC includes:
- a CDS encoding phosphatase PAP2 family protein, coding for MNNRIILAGIITFVLFLILRYTYNSPLFESFDENMQLLVGGNRFIGIFHYLGEMKFIIFITLVLLLWLWLKLHHYRGMLLVILTIPMGFLLNQLVKRWVERPRPEIENQLKTFSFPSGHAMLGILYLLTIAYLLSERTHDEKKKWWYWIGAIFIAFFVGLSRVAESRHFATDVIAGWCLGITWLCICIYWYKHKEKGHTGMKR
- a CDS encoding siderophore ABC transporter substrate-binding protein, encoding MKQWKLFAVILAMFVIVLAACGDEKAEQDKNTNTDDTKQEAAQGENASFPITISSTISESKNEESGQTTVFDDVTFEKMPERIVVFDYGFLDTLDALGVEGIVGVAKDGTLPEHLSKFGSDEYASVGNLKTPNLEEIAALEPDAIFISGRQATFYDQLKEITPNVVFVGTSQDDYWGTFEKSVDIAAKLFGKEKEAEEQLAKFDEKLNELKELAGQYKTSLVTMYNEGKLSGFGTNSRYGYVYDIYGFTPVSDDIEASSHGSDFGFESILKFDPEVLFVIDRTAAVGGQSNIEADMENDIIKKTKAYKNGKIVYLDGPLWYLAGGGLQSEMMKIEEILDELK
- a CDS encoding IS1182 family transposase — encoded protein: MNNQMTIQENYNTQLEMTLEGIQKIEVQKNKKRKKLVFQPYCNRQVMSILDIEMYIPENHVARLVDEMVESIPDEVLYTHYVGGGRAPYHPKMLLKVILYAYTQNVYSSRKMAQMVKENLPMMWLAGLQTPDHRTINDFRSVRMSNMMDSVFEQFVLQLVEQGFIDLDHIFVDGTKIEANANKYTFVWRKSVEKYDQKLRAKIQSFLQEAHQIALEELKEEQLEEELEKSSAQLSERIEALEKDYKQEEDKERKKELRSKKSQLTKQLKTIQTDYLPRLRKYKVQKQILGERNSYSKTDHEATFMRMKEDHMKNGQLKAGYNVQLATQHQFIVGFEIYQNPGDTRCFQPFMEKLLESIPKEKKLKYVIADAGYASEENYLYAIGEEKEPRFELLAPYQTYLKEQSKKFKKDLSKVQNWKYIEEDDCFICPNNRKVVFKYYQKRKNASGYIQDLKVYECEDCTDCPLKNGCTKAKGNRRVYWNTIYEEMKAKAKAALYAKRKVDVESVFGNIKGNLRFTRFLLRGLHKVRTEFGIVAMAHNILKWAANSQTNFKNKETERMEKLIVFSIRSVFMDFLDKPIILLKRRKNILTSLNLIIIIRFRY
- a CDS encoding ABC transporter ATP-binding protein, translating into MIEIKGLTKKYNNKPVVSDVSLSIKPHAITSFIGPNGAGKSTLLSMVSRLIDADTGEVLLDQQNVKKWKSNEFAKRVSILKQSNFINVRLTVRELVSFGRYPYSKGRLTPEDEQHVNQAIEYMNLQEIEHKFLDQLSGGQKQRAFIAMVIAQDTDYILLDEPLNNLDMKHSVQIMKILRQLVDDLGKTVVIVLHDINFASVYSDYIVALKDGRVVKNGPTEEIINSEALREIYDMHIPVQEQNGCRICVYFNSNT
- a CDS encoding iron chelate uptake ABC transporter family permease subunit, with the translated sequence MRNNILKLIILAVIAIICILLYGFYDIKGGFSYAFPRRMMRVGAMVVTGFAISYSTVVFQTITHNRILTPSIMGIDSMYQVVQTLIFFFAGSASIWVANQYLNYFTALIAMVVFAILLYRTLFRADKYPIFLLLLIGMIIGTFLGSLVSFLQVLIDPVEYLSLQNLLFASFTRIKVELLYISCAILFIAFIVGYKLLHQLDVAILGRENAINLGVNYDRLVMNVLVLSAVLISTSTALVGPITFFGLIVANLSYHLFTTYKHSVLILGAGLISVIALVGGQFLVEHVFEFNTTLSVIINFIGGVYFIYLLLKESRAAG
- a CDS encoding ABC transporter permease translates to MRLWMLILTAIILSLVSLFIGAIDIKPTDLLDWESQQTQIFLISRVPRLMAIILAGAGMSIAGLIMQSLSRNKFVSPTTAGTLDAAKLGILISILLFSQAAYMEKILFSFIFAFGGTILFMQILDRIKFKDAVFVPLIGIMYGNILSSITTFFAYEGDLIQNINTWLMGSFTLVISGRYELLYVSVPAILLAYLYANKFTVAGMGEDFAKNLGLSYKAVLNLGLILVAVISTTVVLTVGVIPYLGLIVPNIVSLYMGDNLRKTIPHTIMLGIVFLLICDIIGRVVVYPFEIPVNVTVAVIGSLLFLIMLFRGRAYAK